Within the Haloplasma contractile SSD-17B genome, the region TTCTTGATAATGGAATTCGTTACTTCGATATAGCCTGATGCATCGATTAATGTAGCGATGTCTTTGCTATTACCATCAAATATGATTCGATCAAACGTAACTTTACTCCCTAAAGTAACATGAATCCAAGGCTCTCCCTCTTGTAGATTATTCGATGGTATTATTTTTACAGTACCTTGACCAAATCGTTTAAAATCAAGCGATTTATCTAGTACTGTTTTTGGTAATTGATAAACACCTGGATGTAAATAAATAACATCACCTGAAGACGCTGCTTCAATTGCCGTACCCAAGTCAGAATATCCTTCTTCGTTCGTCTCTATACTTGCATTAACGCTTATTGATTTCGCTAACACATTAGGCGTATCTATTGTTATAAAGGATATGGCTAACAGTAAAGTCAACATTCCGATCATTTTAACTTTGTTTTGTCTAAACATACTAAACCCTCCCTATATCTCTCTATTAATCTAGGATATGCGCCAAATTGCTACATAGAATGAATGTGACAATCCCCCCTAAATTACGTCAAAGAACCTTTAATTAATTTAGTTGAGAATTTAGGGAATGTTAGTGCTTAAACTGCTTATATAAAACTTTTTGTCGGATGCTCACAGAACTTGTGTTATTCTGTTAAGAAAATTCTACAGGATAACTCATTTTTAAATTATTTTTCAACTATAAAAAAACGACCTATTTCGATTCGATAGGTCGTTAGCTAATGGTGCAAATTTATTATTTAAGATTTGAATTAAAAGTAACCTACTTAAATTATGAATAGGTTACTCGTTTAGATCTTTTTATAAAAGGCGATCATTTCTTTGCTTACCTCCTCTGGAAAGTCAAACGCTGCATCTAAAAACTCTGAAAATTCAATCACCCTGACATAACTCGGACTAATATAGGTAGCAAAATGCCTGATGGATTCTGTAACATGGGTTAGTTCGTCTTCTTCATCACTCGGCATAAATAGTATTGGGCAGTCGACTTGAAGAAAGTAATGTTCAAAGTCAATATCAAATAACTGTTTTGTCACTTCTCTGATCACATGATTTTTACAGCTCAATGTATAATAAAAAGCTTCATCTTGAGCAACCTCATATTCATAGAATCGATGACGAAACGTATTGAAGTCTTTGCCTTCATCTAAGGTTAATAACTTTAAATGTGTCATGAGTTCTTCTTTATTATCCTTCTTAGGTAGAGTACGCCTGTTTATATTAGTTAATATTTCTTTCTTCTGATTTTGAATTGATTCGCTGTCTTTTAGATCATACAGTCCATATTTACCGAAGAAGTTCCTTACAGAACCAATACAAACAATCGAAAGCACTCGCGATTTATAATTAGCAGCCAAACTAATCGCAACCTTCGAACCAAGTTCATTTCCGACTAGATGTGCTTGCTTAATTTTTAACTGATCCATTACTACTTTTACATCAAGAGCAAGACGATCAATGTGATAACCACTATTGGGTTTTGACGATTTTCCATGACCTCGTAAGTCAAGTGAAACAATATCATACTCTTTTTTCAAGTGAGAAATAACACCAGTCCATTCTTTCGCATTTCCTTCTAATCGGTGCAAGAAAATAATAGGAGTCCCATTATGAGAGTAATCATGAACACAAATCTTAACATTTTCTTCTGTTTTAATAAACTTCATATAGCGCTCCTCCTATTGTATTGTTATTTATGTATAATATTGATAAATAAATTGAAAGGTATACATGAATGATGGATCAAAAATGATTATTTTGGTGCCTATTAATTTAATAATAGCAAACTATTGTTCAGGTTGCAAAGTTTATGTAATCATCATATACTATCTCCATTTTGGACTAAACAGATGTGTGATTATTTTTAGTATTAGTTTAGTTGATTAAATTCTAATATGAGTTATATCACCTCTACAATAATCTGAACAACACTCATTTTTGTAATTAATCTAATTTATCATTTGTTTTTCTTTATATGAATCAAAATAATATTGCATAATTTCTAATACTTCCTGATCTTTATATGTAGATGTAACAACTGAAATAAGGATTGTATCTAAATTAGATCTTATTAGTTTTGATTTTATCTTTGAAACTGTATTCAGAAGTTTATTAATATCTTTTAATCTGACAGCGATAAAATGAATATTTTTCAACTCATTAATATAGTCAGATTTTTCATATAGTTCTATTACTTCTTCCCATGAAATAAACCCTAAACTTAATAAAGTTGAGTTATCTGTAAAACCATTTTTATTAATAATTAGTAAGGGTTTATTTTCAAATATCTGTATGAAATAAACGATCATACCAAAAGCAATAAATAAAGAAGCGATCATTATAATAAATTTTATAACTATTGATTCAATATTAAAATAAATAATATTACTAAGCATCACTAGTTCAATAACAGTAAAAAACATAAAAATACATACAACTTTAAATCTATTTGATTTAATAATGACTTCTTCATCACAATTATAGATTTTATTCATAACATCACCCTTGCTAAATTGTATTATATAGAAATAGTATCATGTATATAATTTTCTGTAAATATTTGTAAAAAAGATGTTCAATTTTATGTTTTTTTAGCAAACAGCAACATTGTTGGTTAATTGTGCTGATACAAAAAACGTGCAGAACTTAATCTGCACGTTTTTCTCGATTTCAATTATTGAAACAAATCAGACTCTTCAGCCGAATATGCTTCATCCGGAATTACAATATCAATTTCTCCAATTTTACTGATTTCCATTACAATCGTAACTTCATCCATTTGAATATCATCACCTAACTCAGATTCAGCTGCTAATAACTGATTCATTTGTTCTGTTATATCCATTTCAACCTTGCGAATTAACTTGTCATCTTCATCTATATGTACTCGGTACGTAATTTCCTCAAATATAGATTGGATCTGGCTCCTTGTTAAACCAAATATATTTGCTGTGTCTAATTCTAGTTCACCAAAAATTTCTGTGTAAAAGTCAGTATTATTAACAGTAATATCATATACTCTAATAGATGTTCCATCTGTCCATGTTGTTTCTTCTACTTTTTCATACGCTATAAAATCATTAAGTCCTGCGAAAAACGGATCGTTGTTAACACTTTTATCTTCTTCATAAAAATCATCTACTGTTGTCGTATCTTTCATCCAAATCGATTGACCTAATAGCTCCATTCCCATATAGAAAACAACGTCACCATTAGCAAACTCAAAATATGTCTCAATAGGCATTCCTTCAATGTTCATATCCATTGCCATAACGCCTTCATTTTCATTTTCCATGTCTGCCTGAATCGTCATCTCTAAATCTTGGTCAAGGTCTAAGTCATTCGACTCCATAGTGATTGAATAAGACATTTCAAGATTGAATATTTCTGACTGATTATCATATGTTTCCTTTAAAAATGTTTCATCACTAGATGGTAATGCTTCTATCAACTCGTCACATCCTCCTAAT harbors:
- a CDS encoding STM3941 family protein, whose protein sequence is MNKIYNCDEEVIIKSNRFKVVCIFMFFTVIELVMLSNIIYFNIESIVIKFIIMIASLFIAFGMIVYFIQIFENKPLLIINKNGFTDNSTLLSLGFISWEEVIELYEKSDYINELKNIHFIAVRLKDINKLLNTVSKIKSKLIRSNLDTILISVVTSTYKDQEVLEIMQYYFDSYKEKQMIN
- a CDS encoding alpha/beta fold hydrolase, translating into MKFIKTEENVKICVHDYSHNGTPIIFLHRLEGNAKEWTGVISHLKKEYDIVSLDLRGHGKSSKPNSGYHIDRLALDVKVVMDQLKIKQAHLVGNELGSKVAISLAANYKSRVLSIVCIGSVRNFFGKYGLYDLKDSESIQNQKKEILTNINRRTLPKKDNKEELMTHLKLLTLDEGKDFNTFRHRFYEYEVAQDEAFYYTLSCKNHVIREVTKQLFDIDFEHYFLQVDCPILFMPSDEEDELTHVTESIRHFATYISPSYVRVIEFSEFLDAAFDFPEEVSKEMIAFYKKI